The following is a genomic window from Aphis gossypii isolate Hap1 chromosome X, ASM2018417v2, whole genome shotgun sequence.
GCAAACCatgtttttattcaacaaattAAGGTTAGATACATCCTGTTTCctcaatgtatatatatcgtGTTTTCCATACCGAAGTTAAGAAGTTGACATGACATTATTTCAgtggctatttttttttttttccatagtgcacatatttaaatttgagctTATAGTTCCTATCAATTCGTCCAAGGTATGGTTGCAGAATgtaatatagtactataaaGGTGgtgcacatttttattttttgtagtgCATAAAATGTGTCGtaatacacacaaaaataGCCTCtgcattattttgaatattctaaaccaaataatttatataataaactataaggaaatttgttgaaaaaaatctactactatcaattatcattatttattacactatCATCGGtgtgtatttttagttttaattataatttataacgacttattttttcataaattaattataatttataactgcgGATGTCATGTGTGTTTACCggttgatttaaatatagtttttatattttgttaaatatatctttatgaaaattaattttagttattaaattgtcGGTCATCAATTGAGAACACTGTGTTTTTTCAGGTTTTAAACGATTTGTCATTTGAGTTGGTTTATGTCGGACGGTGAAAAAAGATAAAAGGATCCAAAAAAAGCAGCCATGTTGAAACACGTGCACCGAGCGAAATGTGCCGACACACTTAGCATTGTGTCTACAGCAAGTTCTTTCAACCATGAGCCAATGTCTAGTAGATGTTCAAGTGTAACTTcgttaaacatttcaaatccAGTtgtaagtttttactttttttttaattttaaaaaatatacttttgattgctattttttaaaattgaaattcaaagttaaaattattataagattaaagtttaattattcagAAACTACTTGttcgaattttaatttatacacgttttcaaaaaaatcattttaacaattttcaataaaatatattttaaaatattatggttcttaagtgaacttaaaaaaattctaaaaactagaatttgaattaattcattatcgaATCAGAAATTGAGATGAACATGATTGGTTAATcactgtacatattattatttatttatgttttattataaatcctcAACTGCACTAATTTATgaagacaattttaaaatctataatagtcGTGTTTTATGCGTATTTACACAATGTCTgtcttgtatttttatacaatacatttttttaaatataaaaatgattaacccGTCATGAAcagatacaaaataaataatttagttagataactaattaataatatatttactcggTTGAGGTTTTTTTAAAGCGATTTTTTACggagttatattaatatgataataatacaatttaatacttataggaTACAATTAAAGTGTACACAAAGTGTTTGCGTTCCGATCTCGAGTACAAAACTCTTGGACTGGCTTATACAACGACTTGCAGTGAAGTGATATCTATTCTACTCAACAAATACCGAATGCGTCACAGAGACccaaatttgttttacatgaCCATGGAAATAAATCTCAGGAAAATCGGTACGTTAATTGTGATAGGCAATTATTATtcacgtttatattattaaatatttaaatgatttacgaACAGTATCATtgcaatgattttattttgatctttTTATTCAGGACTCAGAACTGTATTCGTCCTGGACAACGAATCATGTCCTGCCGTGTTGCAGTCATGTCACCCCAGAGGAGAATCGAGGTGtgttataactcataatattattattaattcacatattataattattcttaattgatattttcaaattttagtattatattttatattttatcttattcaaATGCCTTGATAACAGTTACGGTTcattataaaactgtttttctTTCGTATGAAATctacatagatttttattcaatattttcgtttaaatatgTGTTGCATATTCTTTGCATATTTGCatcttaaaatttcaaactttatcaatattgatttaataattcctCACGTTATTGTGTTTatcattaacaaaatttaacatgtatgttttgttattttttttaaggttttgCTTGCAATCCAAAAAAGGTGGCCTTGTGAAAGTTTATGATGGCGAGTTGATGCCAGGGGTAAGTTtgacagttatttttttacatcgaAGTTATACTTCATTcacatcattaatatatttatatttctattagtcaaagtataaaagtttattgatTTCTGAACGTACGACCGTCGatgaattgataaaaatactacTCAACTGTTATAATAGCAAAGAGCAAGTCGAACAGTTTTCTTTGTATGaggtaaatattcaattaaaatattgaaattgacgacaaatattaaacttaattatttttaattagttatcgAAATCCGAAGAATACCAACGCAAACTCCACCACGACGACATACCATTGAACGTGCAATGTTG
Proteins encoded in this region:
- the LOC114121125 gene encoding uncharacterized protein LOC114121125, with the translated sequence MLKHVHRAKCADTLSIVSTASSFNHEPMSSRCSSVTSLNISNPVDTIKVYTKCLRSDLEYKTLGLAYTTTCSEVISILLNKYRMRHRDPNLFYMTMEINLRKIGLRTVFVLDNESCPAVLQSCHPRGESRFCLQSKKGGLVKVYDGELMPGSKYKSLLISERTTVDELIKILLNCYNSKEQVEQFSLYELSKSEEYQRKLHHDDIPLNVQCCWPLNSDYIFIIKRNPNYKSKQVQTIWTEEKESSTNEYENFIYI